One part of the Lycium ferocissimum isolate CSIRO_LF1 chromosome 8, AGI_CSIRO_Lferr_CH_V1, whole genome shotgun sequence genome encodes these proteins:
- the LOC132066275 gene encoding abscisic acid and environmental stress-inducible protein-like, whose translation MSSSSNTFSLKLNVHCKICGVKLKKWLQKIKGVHSVEIDQELGKVVISGIVNSAKILKELEKWGTKAQLWPCEQLIVNDPMNNSDIVTQLGQRSHIPRLHIVETTVTTRLTFQGESTSNNPRIAQSEVISHGGGGSGHGSGGGSHGSGDGYGHGSGGGGHNSGGGYGSVGSGYGGGGGGRGGGGYGGGYGSGGHSNGGGGYGHGTSGYGGGHFSGGGGGCYGGGHGNGGGRGRGVVVVMSWY comes from the exons ATGTCGAGTTCTTCCAACACCTTTTCTCTCAAGCTGAATGTACACTGCAAAATATGTGGAGTGAAACTGAAAAAATGGCTGCAAAAAATTAAGGGGGTTCATTCCgtggaaattgatcaagaacttggGAAAGTAGTCATCTCAGGCATTGTAAACTCTGCAAAAATCCTAAAAGAGCTTGAAAAGTGGGGGACAAAAGCACAACTCTGGCCATGTGAACAATTAATAGTGAATGATCCAATGAATAATTCAGACATTGTGACGCAACTGGGGCAGCGGTCTCACATCCCACGATTGCATATTGTGGAGACGACCGTAACCACTAGGCTAACTTTTCAAGGAGAATCAACAAGTAATAACCCCCGGATTGCACAATCGGAAGTGATTTCAcatggtggtggtggtagtgGTCATGGCAGTGGTGGTGGCAGTCATGGTAGTGGTGATGGTTATGGTCAtggtagtggtggtggtggtcaTAATAGTGGTGGTGGTTATGGTAGTGTTGGCAGTGgttatggtggtggtggtggtggtcgtggtggtggtggttatggTGGTGGTTATGGTAGTGGCGGTCATAgtaatggtggtggtggttatggTCATGGTACTAGTGGTTATGGCGGTGGTCAttttagtggtggtggtggtggttgttaTGGTGGTGGTCATGGTAATGGTGGTGGTCGTGGTCGTGGTG TTGTGGTGGTCATG tCATGGTATTGA
- the LOC132066276 gene encoding glycine-rich cell wall structural protein 1-like, with product MENMYTLDPPVVPLQQSRLFLKKRKNEKVYTYLLIEITKAMLNSSNTLSLKLNVHCKICGVKLKKRLQKIKGVHSVEIDQELGKVVISGIVNSAKILKKLENWGTEAQLWPCEQLIVNDPMNNSDIVTQLGQLSDIPRLHTVETTVTTRLTFQGESTSNNPRIAQSEVISHGGSVGGHDSDGGHGSGGGYSNGGHNSGGHGSGGGGYGGGGGHGGGGGYSGGHSIGGGHSTGGGGYGRGGGSHGSGGHSTGVGGYGSGGGGYGGGHGSSGYGYGNGGGGHGSGGGYGGGGHGSSGGYGSGGGHGNGGGGHGNSGGYGGVGHSTGGGGHGSGGGGHGSNGYGYGIGGGYGGGGGYGGGGGGYGGGGGDGSSGGYGSGGGYSGGSYGGGHGNVGGGHGDYGSGGGGGHGVNYTSPGSYYANNGNNYSYPMENMYTLDPSVVPLQQSSGRPNPSAPLMPLDNFNQAPPSPPAFSSVPPPYHSVLSDEYTNGCIIL from the exons ATGGAGAATATGTACACTCTTGATCCACCTGTTGTACCACTACAGCAGTCAA GATTATTTTTGAAGAAACGCAAAAACGAGAAG GTTTATACATATTTGCTGATAGAGATCACAAAAGCAATGTTGAATTCTTCCAACACCCTTTCTCTCAAGCTGAATGTACACTGCAAAATATGTGGAGTGAAACTGAAAAAACGACTGCAAAAAATTAAGGGGGTTCATTCAgtggaaattgatcaagaacttggGAAAGTAGTCATCTCAGGCATTGTAAACTCTGCAAAAATCCTAAAAAAGCTTGAAAACTGGGGGACAGAAGCACAACTCTGGCCATGTGAACAATTAATAGTGAATGATCCAATGAATAATTCGGACATTGTGACGCAACTGGGGCAGCTGTCTGATATCCCACGATTGCATACTGTGGAGACGACCGTAACCACTAGGCTAACTTTTCAAGGAGAATCAACAAGTAATAACCCCCGGATTGCACAATCGGAAGTGATTTCACACGGTGGTAGTGTTGGTGGTCATGATAGTGATGGTGGTCATGGTAGTGGTGGTGGTTATAGTAATGGTGGTCATAATAGTGGTGGTCAtggtagtggtggtggtggttatggtggtggtggtggtcatggtggtggtggtggataTAGTGGTGGTCATAGTATTGGTGGTGGTCATAGTActggtggtggtggttatggTCGTGGTGGTGGTAGTCATGGTAGTGGTGGTCATAGTACTGGTGTTGGTGGTTAtggtagtggtggtggtggttatggTGGTGGTCATGGTAGTAGTGGTTATGGTTATGGTAATGGTGGTGGCGGTCATGGTAGTGGTGGTGGTTACGGTGGTGGTGGTCATGGTAGTAGTGGTGGTTATGGTAGTGGTGGTGGTCATGGTAATGGTGGTGGTGGTCATGGTAATAGTGGCGGTTATGGTGGTGTTGGTCATAGTACTGGTGGTGGTGGTCAtggtagtggtggtggtggtcaTGGTAGTAATGGTTATGGTTATGGTATTGGTGGTGGTtacggtggtggtggtggttacggtggtggtggtggtggttacggtggtggtggtggtgatggtaGTAGTGGTGGTTATGGTAGTGGTGGTGGTTACAGTGGTGGTAGTTATGGTGGTGGTCATGGTAATGTTGGTGGTGGTCATGGTGATTAtggtagtggtggtggtggtggtcaT GGTGTTAATTATACTAGTCCTGGTTCTTATTATGCGAATAACGGAAACAACTATTCTTACCCAATGGAGAATATGTACACTCTTGATCCATCTGTGGTACCACTACAACAGTCTAGTGGTCGTCCTAATCCATCAGCCCCTCTTATGCCGCTTGACAATTTTAATCAGGCACCACCATCACCACCTGCGTTCTCGTCAGTTCCTCCTCCCTATCACAGTGTCTTAAGTGATGAGTACACGAATGGCTGCATAATCCTATGA